The Streptomyces aurantiacus genome includes a region encoding these proteins:
- a CDS encoding alkene reductase, whose protein sequence is MTVNISEVSPVSSLFSPVALGKIELANRLVMAPMTRVRAGSSGIPGDLMVEYYRQRASVGLIITEGTYPDHASQGYVGEPGIATGEQAAGWQRVFEAVHAEGGRIVLQIMHAGRGTHPDINGGRRILAPSAIAIDGKTFTEKGEQSYPVPEAMTTAEIRAALEDFVTAARRAIEAGSDGVEIHGANGYLLQEFLSPAANQRTDGYGGSPQNRARFVVEVVTAVAQAVGAERVGLRISPEVDLGDVFETDRDDVLATYGTLVDQLRPLGLAYLSVLHTEPGGDLVQELRRRFDGKLIVNNGPFGGQTTREQALQQIEADHADAVVVGRALISNPDLVERWQGGHPENEPRPELFYGPGAEGYTDYPFLEAA, encoded by the coding sequence ATGACTGTCAACATTTCAGAAGTTTCGCCCGTTTCATCACTTTTCTCCCCCGTCGCCCTCGGGAAGATCGAGCTCGCCAACCGCCTCGTCATGGCGCCGATGACCCGGGTCCGGGCCGGTTCCTCCGGCATTCCCGGGGACCTGATGGTCGAGTACTACCGGCAGCGGGCGAGCGTCGGGCTGATCATCACCGAGGGCACCTACCCCGACCACGCGTCGCAGGGGTATGTCGGCGAGCCGGGCATCGCCACCGGCGAGCAGGCGGCCGGCTGGCAGCGGGTGTTCGAGGCGGTGCACGCCGAGGGCGGCCGCATCGTCCTGCAGATCATGCACGCCGGCCGCGGCACCCACCCCGACATCAACGGCGGCCGCCGCATCCTCGCCCCCAGCGCGATCGCCATCGACGGCAAGACGTTCACCGAGAAGGGCGAGCAGTCCTACCCCGTACCGGAAGCGATGACCACCGCAGAGATTCGGGCAGCCCTGGAGGACTTCGTCACCGCGGCCCGCCGGGCCATCGAGGCGGGATCGGACGGCGTGGAGATCCACGGCGCCAACGGCTACCTGCTCCAGGAGTTCCTCTCCCCGGCAGCCAACCAGCGCACCGATGGATACGGCGGCTCGCCGCAGAACCGCGCCCGCTTCGTCGTCGAGGTCGTCACGGCGGTCGCCCAGGCCGTCGGTGCCGAGCGGGTCGGGCTGCGGATCTCGCCGGAGGTCGACCTCGGGGACGTCTTCGAGACCGACCGGGACGACGTCCTGGCCACCTACGGCACCCTGGTGGACCAACTGCGCCCGCTGGGCCTGGCCTACCTCTCTGTACTGCACACCGAGCCGGGCGGCGACCTTGTACAGGAGCTGCGGCGGCGCTTCGACGGCAAGCTGATCGTCAACAACGGCCCCTTCGGGGGGCAGACCACCCGCGAGCAGGCGCTCCAGCAGATCGAGGCCGACCACGCCGACGCCGTGGTCGTGGGCCGGGCCCTCATCTCCAACCCCGACCTGGTCGAGCGCTGGCAGGGTGGCCACCCGGAGAACGAGCCGCGGCCGGAACTGTTCTACGGGCCGGGCGCCGAGGGCTACACCGACTACCCCTTCCTCGAAGCGGCTTGA
- a CDS encoding aldehyde dehydrogenase family protein → MSATQGIESRTHRTETAAEVVGRLRATFNTGVTRPLDWRVSQLQRLRALLVENEQELIEALWADLRKNATEAKMQEIDFTVADIDETLANLGSWLEPRPVEVPAHFGPTTTAYTTYDPLGVVLVIAPWNFPLHLLIDPIIGALAAGNTVVAKPSEMSVHTSAVASRLLREYFDADVLTVVEGGAEETTALLAQRFDQIFYTGNGTVGRIVMAAAAKNLTPVTLELGGKSPVFVAPDADADETAKRLVGAKFGNAGQQCIAPDYVLADPATAAALVPALRAAIKAQFGPTPQTSADYGRIINERHFDRLTRLLDSGRAAVGGQHDRDDLFIAPSVLTGVDPASPVMQEEIFGPILAVVEVADLDAAIAFINERDKPLALYAFTTSEAIKSRLVNETSSGGVAWGQPVMQLLMPGLPFGGVGESGMGRYHGRYSLETFSHLKAVADVPLN, encoded by the coding sequence ATGAGCGCAACACAGGGGATCGAGTCGAGGACGCACCGGACGGAAACGGCTGCGGAGGTGGTCGGCCGCCTTCGTGCGACGTTCAACACCGGCGTCACCCGCCCACTGGACTGGCGCGTCAGCCAGCTGCAGCGGCTTCGGGCACTGCTGGTCGAGAACGAGCAGGAGCTGATCGAAGCGCTCTGGGCGGATCTGAGGAAGAACGCCACCGAGGCGAAGATGCAGGAGATCGACTTCACCGTCGCCGACATCGACGAGACGCTGGCGAATCTCGGGAGCTGGCTTGAGCCTCGTCCGGTGGAGGTTCCTGCCCACTTCGGTCCCACGACCACGGCCTACACCACGTACGACCCGCTCGGGGTCGTCCTGGTGATCGCTCCGTGGAATTTCCCGCTGCACCTCCTCATCGACCCCATCATCGGCGCACTGGCCGCCGGGAACACCGTGGTGGCCAAGCCGAGCGAGATGTCGGTGCACACGTCGGCAGTGGCTTCACGCCTGCTGCGTGAGTACTTCGACGCGGATGTGCTCACCGTGGTCGAGGGGGGAGCCGAGGAAACCACGGCCCTGCTGGCACAGCGTTTCGACCAGATCTTCTACACCGGCAATGGGACGGTCGGCCGGATCGTCATGGCGGCAGCGGCCAAGAACCTCACCCCGGTCACACTCGAACTCGGGGGCAAGTCGCCGGTCTTCGTGGCCCCCGACGCCGATGCGGACGAGACCGCGAAGCGGCTGGTCGGCGCCAAGTTCGGCAACGCGGGCCAGCAGTGCATAGCCCCCGACTACGTTCTGGCCGATCCTGCCACCGCCGCCGCACTGGTCCCCGCCCTCCGCGCGGCGATCAAGGCTCAGTTCGGCCCCACTCCACAGACCTCAGCCGACTACGGCCGGATCATCAATGAGCGGCACTTCGACCGGCTCACGCGTCTGCTGGACTCCGGCAGGGCGGCGGTGGGAGGCCAGCACGACCGTGACGACCTGTTCATCGCACCGAGCGTGCTCACCGGTGTCGACCCCGCATCGCCGGTCATGCAGGAGGAGATCTTCGGTCCGATCCTCGCCGTCGTCGAAGTCGCCGACCTCGATGCCGCCATCGCCTTCATCAACGAACGCGACAAGCCCCTCGCGCTCTACGCCTTCACCACGTCCGAGGCCATCAAGTCGCGCCTCGTGAACGAGACGTCCTCCGGCGGCGTCGCCTGGGGCCAGCCGGTGATGCAACTGCTCATGCCCGGCCTGCCTTTCGGCGGCGTCGGCGAAAGCGGCATGGGCCGCTACCACGGCCGGTACTCCCTCGAGACGTTCAGCCACCTCAAGGCCGTCGCGGACGTGCCGCTCAACTAG
- a CDS encoding helix-turn-helix domain-containing protein: MDEYPEPVHEPAAGALDPRAELSEFLRTRRARLKPEDVGMRSFGRYRRVPGLRREELAQLAGVSVAYYTRLEQGNGRTVSAEILDAIARALRLSDAEHAHLTHLAKPKQHKKKPAGRAQQVRGPLRTLLDTMDGVPAILVGRRSDILVWNRMAAAVFGDWAELPAREQNWARLVFLRPEYRDLFVDWEHKASDVVSQLRMDAGSHPDDPRLSALVGELSVKSEEFRRLWATHDVKEKCHGIQRLHHPLVGELDLRLESFHQADAHEQMLVTYHAEPNSPSAQALRLLASWGADATRAGTGTSSARTP, from the coding sequence ATGGACGAATACCCCGAACCGGTGCACGAGCCCGCCGCCGGCGCGCTGGACCCGCGCGCCGAGCTCAGCGAGTTCCTGCGCACCCGGCGAGCCCGGCTGAAGCCGGAGGACGTGGGGATGCGGAGCTTCGGACGGTACCGGCGGGTGCCGGGGCTGCGCCGCGAGGAGCTGGCGCAGCTGGCCGGGGTATCGGTGGCGTACTACACGCGGCTGGAACAGGGCAACGGGCGGACCGTGTCGGCGGAGATCCTCGACGCCATCGCCCGCGCGCTCAGGCTGAGCGACGCCGAGCACGCCCACCTCACGCACCTGGCGAAGCCGAAGCAGCACAAGAAGAAGCCGGCCGGCCGCGCCCAGCAGGTGCGGGGTCCCCTGCGGACGCTGCTGGACACGATGGACGGTGTTCCGGCGATCCTCGTGGGGCGCCGCTCGGACATCCTCGTCTGGAACCGGATGGCCGCGGCGGTCTTCGGCGACTGGGCCGAGCTGCCGGCGAGGGAGCAGAACTGGGCGCGGCTGGTGTTCCTGAGGCCCGAGTACCGCGACCTGTTCGTGGACTGGGAGCACAAAGCGAGCGACGTCGTCTCTCAGCTGCGCATGGACGCCGGCTCCCATCCGGACGACCCCCGGCTGTCCGCGCTGGTGGGCGAACTCTCGGTGAAGAGCGAGGAGTTCAGACGGCTGTGGGCCACCCACGACGTCAAGGAGAAATGCCACGGTATCCAGCGCCTGCACCACCCGCTCGTCGGCGAACTCGATCTCCGCCTCGAGTCGTTCCACCAGGCCGACGCCCACGAGCAGATGCTGGTGACCTACCACGCCGAACCGAACTCCCCGTCGGCGCAGGCTCTGCGACTGCTGGCCAGCTGGGGCGCGGATGCGACCCGGGCGGGAACGGGCACGTCGTCGGCACGCACGCCTTGA